A region of the Triplophysa rosa linkage group LG5, Trosa_1v2, whole genome shotgun sequence genome:
AGCAATGCTCCATTAGAGTTGCACAGTAAAACATGTTGTCTTTTATTTGATGTCTAACTGTCAAACATATTGGCTATTTCGAAAGTGAACATGCAAAACTGTCTCTTTGTTGAACAAGTTCTCAGCCACTTTAACCAGGAATAAGGGGAATTCACTAAAGTGAAAATAACTCTTATAAGTAATACTTTTAATTAAGTTGatattaaataattgtatatttaataattccaagtatttttataataataattattattataacacgCCCTCAACACACTTGGTAAGGAAAATATTGAACACATTAACATCAAATAAAAACCTGTTGCTTCTGCAGCCAACTGAACAAGCATGCAAGCTGTAAAAGTTGCCTCATCTAATTAATATTCAGGATTTGATAAGGTTATTATAAAGCCACGCCCTCTTTCTTTACAACTTTTCCCGAAGCTAATTTTATACACCTAAACTAACCCATCCTGACAGATAATCACGGGATTTTAACTTTGACATGCTTATCCAAAGCAGCTTGCAAATAATaagacatttaacattttatttaaataaaactagCCAGATATTGAAATGAACTGTAAAGACAAATTGAAAGAAATTAATGATTGTATtctaaaatgaaatgcaaactTGATTCAATGTTATTTGATGCACAGAATAACGAAGAAAACGACGTCATTGAACGTGATTAATCTTAAATGATGTAAAGGGTCAAACTTTCTCCTCAATTGAACTCTGTAGTTCTGTGTCTTCCCTAGTACTAcatgtattattgtattttcTAAACATTTGATGCATTTTAAACTCACCACAGCCGtactactgtacatacataggCCTACAGTAGACTAGCAAACTACCAAACTAAAAGTTTCTTATCTGTATTTATCcacaacaaacaaatataaaaaggtACATATCTGGTACATAAGCTAAATTATAAGGacattgcaaaataaataaaaacatttacagctttattatacaaatatttaatattaaaataatcttCCATGACAAAATAATTTCTATAAAAACGAATGAACGGTTGCCTACTTGTTCTAAATTACAATTCGTGCTGAATTCAGGCACCAAAAACTATAGTCCTGATGTTTAAAAGGAAAACATGCTTTTGCTGCAACTATTTACATCGCTGTACAAAGATTCTGGGAGGCTCTACCAAGGTCTCCAAAGGGAATCTTGAGCGTTTACTCGCGCGCTTGGGGACACGCCAGACAGAGGCGCACCGTTATGACCCCCGGTCACACTACTACTGGATGAACTGGGTATCAAAAGACCGAAAGTCCCATCACTTGACGGCACCAAACGAAAACCATGGTGTAATTTTGGCAAAATAAAAAGTGGCGCGTTCAGCTGCGGTAGCTCGAATCCTGGTTTTGAAGTGCGCGCGCGCAGGTGATGCTGGCGATGACACGAAATAAGGTCCATGTGTGAAACGCAGCTGGCCAGATGTGACAGGAGTCGGGTCTTCACTTCAGTGTCCACACCCTCGTGAGTGGACAGAAAACGGATAACTTCGTTTATGCATTCGCAAAATCCAGCTCTGTACTTGCCAATGCCAAGCATGGGAAGGCTGTTtgcttaaacaaaaataaaatacaacgaGAAATCACTTTAATAAGttccaaaaataaacacattattttaatatatgcactcaaagcaaataaataaaaagcggTATGGTTTTGTTACCCAAAGAATATTTCAACTTCACCCAACCCTTGAAAATGTAGGCTACTTGTGTGTGGTCAggttaacattattattattattattattagtctactattatttgttcatttctGATAAATATAGCGGGATATGTAGGTTCGAATGATTGTTTTATAGGCCTGTACTGTATGAAAACATTGTTCCGAAAAGTTTTTAGTGTAAAGAATTTATTATTTGGTTAATATAAAATGCTACATTAAGTTTTCCTTATAAAGCATAATAAAGAGACTCACCAGTCATTTGCGCTCGTTGCAGATTTTTTAAGTGCTTCACTGTTATTTCAAGAATATCTGCTTTGTCCAGTTTGGAGTGCTTAGATGTCTGAATATTAAACGAAGAACAACAATTGTAAAACACACCCCCTTAACAATAATGTACTATATTTGACAGGGAAATTGTTCGTCAACTCACCTCTTTATTCAGTGCGTCCAAAATAAGCGACTTCAGTTGTGTAAGACTGTCGTTTATCCGTGCACGTCTCCTTTTCTCCATTATTGGTTTTGAGGACTTAGGAaaccaaattaaaataaacaaataaaaatgtactttccCAAACATATTCATTGGATCATATTTGATGGATTGTCAATGTCTCTTTACCTTTCTGTGCTGTAAGTCTCTGCTGTGATTCTCAGATGTCGT
Encoded here:
- the LOC130553883 gene encoding transcription factor HES-1-like isoform X1, with the protein product MTSHHITCKLSGHEQRCALDMTRNTTSENHSRDLQHRKSSKPIMEKRRRARINDSLTQLKSLILDALNKETSKHSKLDKADILEITVKHLKNLQRAQMTANSLPMLGIGKYRAGFCECINEVIRFLSTHEGVDTEVKTRLLSHLASCVSHMDLISCHRQHHLRARTSKPGFELPQLNAPLFILPKLHHGFRLVPSSDGTFGLLIPSSSSSSVTGGHNGAPLSGVSPSARVNAQDSLWRPW